A section of the Chloroflexota bacterium genome encodes:
- a CDS encoding phosphoribosylaminoimidazolesuccinocarboxamide synthase produces MAVVMETNLNFPLFHRGKVRDNYELGDKLLIVATDRISAFDVVLPCGIPGKGAVLNQLSAFWFEKTARIMPNHLVEAVNNVSQLSRYQPTGNSHPSFLAGRSMIVKKAERIPVECVVRGYLSGSAWAEYRQSGTIHSLPAPAGLKESQQLSPPIFTPTTKADSGHDEPLSMGGVAQLVGKSLAEELKAKSLTIYSFAEEYARSRGIIIADTKFEFGLLDNQVILIDELLTPDSSRFWDASDYKVGQPQPAFDKQMVRDWLTSSGWNREPPAPMLPDDLIQRTAERYREVYRRLTGMAIRQY; encoded by the coding sequence ATGGCTGTTGTTATGGAAACCAATCTAAATTTCCCTCTCTTTCACCGTGGTAAGGTGCGGGATAACTATGAGCTGGGGGACAAGCTACTCATAGTTGCCACTGATCGCATTTCTGCCTTCGATGTGGTTCTGCCTTGCGGGATTCCTGGAAAAGGAGCAGTGCTCAACCAGCTATCCGCTTTCTGGTTTGAGAAGACGGCCCGCATTATGCCCAATCATCTGGTGGAAGCCGTCAATAATGTAAGCCAGCTCAGCAGATACCAGCCCACAGGGAACTCGCATCCCTCCTTTCTAGCTGGCAGATCCATGATAGTCAAAAAGGCAGAGCGCATTCCCGTTGAATGCGTGGTGCGTGGCTATCTCTCTGGCTCGGCATGGGCGGAATACCGTCAGAGTGGCACCATCCATAGCCTCCCTGCGCCCGCTGGTTTGAAAGAATCGCAGCAACTATCGCCGCCTATTTTTACCCCTACCACTAAGGCAGATTCCGGGCATGATGAACCTCTCTCGATGGGCGGTGTAGCTCAACTGGTGGGGAAATCTCTGGCCGAGGAGCTGAAAGCAAAGAGCCTGACCATTTACAGCTTCGCCGAAGAATACGCCCGATCCAGGGGCATTATCATTGCTGATACCAAGTTCGAGTTTGGGCTTCTGGATAATCAGGTCATTTTGATCGATGAGCTTCTTACTCCCGACTCCAGTCGTTTCTGGGATGCCAGCGACTACAAGGTTGGCCAGCCTCAGCCCGCCTTTGACAAGCAAATGGTTAGGGACTGGTTGACATCCTCAGGTTGGAACAGGGAACCGCCTGCTCCTATGCTCCCTGACGATCTTATTCAGAGGACAGCGGAGAGATATCGGGAGGTATATCGAAGGCTGACAGGTATGGCGATACGCCAGTATTAG
- the purS gene encoding phosphoribosylformylglycinamidine synthase subunit PurS, which yields MFLAKVYITLKPTVNDPQGLTIRGALHELGFRNVTTVRAGKYMEIRMDEEDKARAEKQLQEMCRKLLANPVIENFRFELEKTSL from the coding sequence ATCTTTTTAGCCAAGGTCTACATCACCCTCAAGCCGACAGTCAATGATCCCCAAGGGCTCACCATCAGAGGAGCACTGCATGAGCTGGGCTTCCGGAATGTCACCACCGTGCGGGCAGGTAAGTACATGGAGATAAGGATGGATGAGGAGGATAAGGCCAGGGCTGAGAAACAATTGCAGGAAATGTGTCGGAAGCTTCTGGCTAACCCAGTGATCGAGAATTTCCGCTTTGAGCTGGAGAAAACCAGCCTCTGA
- a CDS encoding ubiquinone/menaquinone biosynthesis methyltransferase, which produces MSEGVQRLFPEVARTYELVNHAMTLGLDILWRRKTARVAANEGGSRWLDVCTGTGEMAIHLGRLAKHEAVVIATDFSSPMIHKAIEKREAREIAFVLADAKRLPFADDTFDLVTTSFATRNLNVNRQRLIESFGEFRRILKPGGRYVSLETSQPPSSLIRKLFHLYVRLVVRPLGYAISGSRAAYAYLSHTIQSFYTAEELADIMREAGFAQVSFQRLALGAAAVHKAVKSA; this is translated from the coding sequence ATGAGCGAAGGCGTCCAGAGACTGTTTCCTGAGGTGGCACGCACCTATGAGCTGGTGAACCATGCCATGACCCTGGGCCTGGACATCCTATGGCGCAGGAAGACAGCTCGAGTGGCTGCCAATGAAGGCGGCAGCAGGTGGCTGGACGTTTGCACCGGCACCGGTGAAATGGCTATCCATCTGGGCCGGCTAGCAAAACACGAGGCAGTCGTGATAGCCACCGATTTCTCCTCTCCAATGATTCACAAAGCCATCGAAAAGCGGGAGGCGCGGGAAATAGCCTTTGTCCTGGCAGATGCAAAGCGGCTACCCTTTGCCGACGATACCTTTGACCTGGTGACCACCTCTTTTGCCACGCGAAATCTCAATGTTAACCGGCAGCGTCTAATTGAGTCCTTCGGTGAGTTCCGCCGGATTCTCAAGCCCGGTGGGCGCTATGTGAGTCTGGAAACCAGCCAGCCACCATCAAGCCTTATCAGAAAGCTATTCCATCTATATGTGCGGCTGGTCGTCAGACCGCTGGGATACGCCATTTCGGGGTCGAGAGCCGCTTATGCCTATCTGTCACATACAATACAGAGCTTTTACACCGCTGAGGAACTGGCGGATATCATGAGAGAGGCTGGTTTTGCCCAGGTCAGCTTTCAGCGTTTGGCGCTGGGAGCGGCCGCTGTTCACAAGGCCGTGAAGTCTGCCTGA
- a CDS encoding NAD(+)/NADH kinase — MISSKKGNSDSPMRRVGVIYHPKIDAARTMARRLSEFLASVNIATWTCSAWDEEGMKAQCPDADLVLSVGGDGTILRVARVTSAVGIPILGVNLGHLGFMTELSADKIMEILPSVLDGNGWLDQRTMLQVEMSFKDKGAPRGRPTGPLHALNEALLGRGAVSRVIYVRASVDGEVLTTYKTDGVIVATATGSTGYSLAAGGPILHPQSEEILLKPVSAHLTMAYALVLPPTAIVELEVHTDHQAMLSIDGQVEFALQDGDRITARRSSRVARFLRIYPPTSFYSALEQRLKVRNWGTK, encoded by the coding sequence ATGATTTCTTCAAAAAAGGGAAACAGTGATTCACCCATGAGGCGGGTTGGCGTTATCTACCATCCGAAGATTGACGCCGCCAGAACCATGGCCAGACGGCTGTCCGAGTTTCTGGCCTCTGTCAATATCGCTACCTGGACATGCTCTGCCTGGGATGAGGAAGGGATGAAAGCCCAATGCCCAGACGCAGACCTGGTTCTTAGTGTCGGAGGCGACGGCACTATTTTGCGGGTTGCCCGCGTCACCAGTGCCGTGGGAATCCCTATCCTGGGCGTGAATCTGGGGCATCTGGGATTTATGACCGAGCTATCGGCTGACAAGATTATGGAGATATTGCCATCGGTGCTGGATGGCAACGGCTGGCTTGACCAGCGCACCATGCTCCAAGTGGAGATGTCCTTCAAAGATAAGGGGGCGCCTCGCGGCAGGCCGACTGGGCCGCTGCACGCCCTCAACGAAGCATTGTTGGGCAGGGGAGCCGTATCCAGGGTAATCTATGTACGGGCCAGCGTCGATGGCGAAGTCCTGACTACCTATAAAACCGATGGAGTCATTGTGGCTACAGCTACCGGCAGCACCGGCTATTCTCTGGCTGCCGGAGGCCCTATCCTCCATCCGCAGTCTGAGGAGATTCTGCTTAAGCCCGTCTCAGCTCACCTGACCATGGCCTATGCTTTGGTGCTGCCGCCGACTGCCATAGTAGAGCTGGAGGTGCACACCGATCACCAGGCGATGCTCAGCATCGATGGTCAGGTAGAGTTTGCCCTTCAGGACGGAGACAGGATTACAGCCAGGCGAAGCTCCCGCGTGGCGCGCTTTCTGAGGATTTACCCGCCGACTTCCTTCTACAGCGCGTTGGAGCAGAGGCTAAAGGTGAGAAATTGGGGGACGAAGTGA
- a CDS encoding N-acetyltransferase has product MKVEKAIVSDAPQIHKLVNDFADKGQMLPRALSEVYENIRDFFVVRDEGQVIACASLHIYWSDLAEIRGVAVNESWQGQQIGRRLVQACLREAKRLEITQVFCLTYRPAFFEKLAFRRVDTMELPRKVWAECYRCPKFPNCDEVALIHRS; this is encoded by the coding sequence ATGAAGGTAGAGAAAGCCATAGTGAGCGATGCCCCTCAGATACACAAGCTGGTGAACGACTTCGCTGACAAGGGGCAGATGTTGCCCCGTGCCTTGAGCGAGGTCTACGAGAACATCAGAGATTTCTTTGTGGTCAGAGACGAAGGACAGGTAATTGCCTGCGCTTCTCTGCACATATACTGGTCCGATCTGGCCGAGATCAGGGGGGTGGCCGTCAACGAGAGTTGGCAAGGCCAGCAAATAGGGAGAAGGCTGGTGCAAGCCTGCCTCCGAGAGGCGAAGAGGCTGGAAATAACTCAGGTTTTCTGCCTTACCTATAGGCCAGCCTTTTTTGAGAAGCTGGCTTTTCGCCGGGTGGATACCATGGAGCTCCCGCGCAAGGTCTGGGCGGAGTGCTACCGATGTCCCAAGTTCCCCAACTGCGATGAGGTGGCACTGATTCACCGTAGCTGA
- a CDS encoding NUDIX hydrolase: MIGLEGRGTASSTGSGDTLNKTRNERLLSRQWVYRGRAVSLRLDTVEKPSGRKTTRDVVEHEDCVVIVPIDAEDNIILVRQYRHAVGKELLEIPAGGIQPGETPEQAACRELQEETGYFPNKLKKLGGFYAAPGYCTEYLHLYLATDLVLRPLQAEDTESIEPMRVRLADIPGLIAEGRICDAKSIAGLLTVSLLGLVAGYLKMLS; encoded by the coding sequence CTGATTGGCTTGGAGGGGCGAGGCACGGCATCATCAACGGGCTCGGGGGATACCTTGAATAAAACCCGAAATGAGCGGTTACTAAGCCGGCAGTGGGTGTACCGGGGGCGGGCGGTGAGCCTGCGGCTAGACACTGTCGAAAAGCCCAGCGGCAGGAAGACCACCCGCGATGTCGTGGAACACGAGGACTGCGTTGTCATTGTCCCTATCGACGCTGAAGATAACATCATCCTGGTCCGCCAGTATCGCCATGCTGTAGGCAAGGAGCTTCTGGAGATCCCTGCTGGAGGTATCCAGCCAGGCGAGACCCCTGAGCAAGCGGCCTGCCGTGAGCTGCAAGAAGAGACGGGTTACTTTCCGAATAAGCTTAAGAAACTGGGGGGCTTCTACGCTGCCCCCGGCTACTGCACAGAGTACCTGCACCTCTACCTGGCTACTGACCTGGTTTTGCGCCCTTTACAAGCTGAGGATACCGAGAGCATCGAACCGATGCGGGTGCGCCTGGCCGACATCCCTGGCCTCATCGCCGAAGGCCGGATCTGCGATGCCAAGAGCATTGCCGGGCTGCTAACCGTCTCCCTCCTGGGATTGGTAGCCGGCTATCTCAAAATGCTGTCTTAA
- a CDS encoding AbrB/MazE/SpoVT family DNA-binding domain-containing protein, which translates to MGTLTKLTSGGQVTLPKEIRIKTNMQPGDFVEVKLDEEGRIVLTPKKLVDASQAYFWTEEWQKGERKADEDIKAGRVKRFKSAADAVKYLEDKT; encoded by the coding sequence ATGGGTACTCTGACAAAGCTAACCAGTGGTGGGCAGGTCACTCTCCCCAAGGAAATCAGGATAAAAACTAACATGCAGCCTGGTGATTTTGTCGAGGTCAAGCTTGACGAGGAGGGGCGCATAGTACTGACGCCGAAGAAGCTTGTGGACGCGAGCCAGGCTTACTTTTGGACTGAAGAGTGGCAAAAGGGGGAACGTAAGGCAGACGAGGATATAAAAGCTGGCCGAGTGAAGCGGTTCAAGTCAGCGGCTGATGCAGTCAAGTATCTTGAGGACAAAACATAG